CCCCGGGAGAGCCATGGCATCCGATCCTCAACGCGTCACCCTTGCGAAGGTCGCTGAGACCGCCGGCGTCTCGGTGGCCACCGTCTCGAAGGTCATCAACGGTCGCCGTGACGTGGCTCAGCAGACGCGCGACAAGGTCCTGGAGCTGTTGCGCCGCTACAACTACGGCGGCTACCGGGATGATCTGCGCTCACACCCCACTGTGGAGCTCTTCTTCGGGTTCGAGCGACTGAGCATCTACCACACCGAGATCATTCAGAGCGTGGTGGACGCCGGAGCGGATGAGGGCATCGCGGTGGTGGTGGGCAGGCGCGGCGACCGTGATCCGACGGCCGATCCTGCCTCCTGGGCCCGCGACCTGGCCGCCGCAGGACGGCGTGCCGTCATTGCGGTGACGGCGAACACCCTGTCGTCCACGGCCCGCGAGGCGCTGGACCGGGTCCGTATGCCGTTGGTGCTGCTCGACCCGGAATCACTGCCCGACGACTCGATCGTCAGCGTCGGTGCGACCAACTTCTCCGGCGGCCACGCCGCCACCACGCACCTGCTGTCCCTCGGCCACCGCCGCATCGCCTACCTCGGCGGCACAGAGCACGCCGGCTCCAACCAGGCCCGCCTGCACGGCTTCCGCAGTGCGATGGATGCGGCAGGCGCGCAGGTGCCGACCGAACTGATCCGCCACGCCGGTACGTTCCACGCCGCCGAGGGCATCGACCACGGGGCGCGCCTGCTCGCCGTGAACCCGGCGCCCACCGCGGTATTCGCCGCCTCAGACGAACTGGCCGCCGGGGTCATCGAGGCCGCCCGGCGGTGCGGCCTGCGCGTACCCGACGACCTGAGCGTCGTCGGCTTCG
The DNA window shown above is from Streptomyces sp. NBC_01445 and carries:
- a CDS encoding LacI family DNA-binding transcriptional regulator, whose protein sequence is MASDPQRVTLAKVAETAGVSVATVSKVINGRRDVAQQTRDKVLELLRRYNYGGYRDDLRSHPTVELFFGFERLSIYHTEIIQSVVDAGADEGIAVVVGRRGDRDPTADPASWARDLAAAGRRAVIAVTANTLSSTAREALDRVRMPLVLLDPESLPDDSIVSVGATNFSGGHAATTHLLSLGHRRIAYLGGTEHAGSNQARLHGFRSAMDAAGAQVPTELIRHAGTFHAAEGIDHGARLLAVNPAPTAVFAASDELAAGVIEAARRCGLRVPDDLSVVGFDNTPLAQVTSPPLTTIHGPVREMGAVALRTALQLAAGEKIDSHHVELATQLVVRESTRPPHD